TGTATCCGGGGAGACTTTGTCCAATAGACGAGGATGCCACCCCCATCACCTCGTAGCTTGAACCACATGGCAGCTGTGTGAGTTCACAGGGACTGTCTGTTCCACGgcaggtgtgtgtgtcttggcTTCCACGGGCAGTGATGATATAATCTGTGTTGCCTCTGTTGGGGGTAGTGAACTGGACTTTGTATGTGGTGCTGTTGAACTGTGTAATACTGAGGATTTCTGGGGCACACGGAGCTGCGAAGAAACAAACGAGAAACAAACTTTTCATTCCAAAGATAAGTAAATGTGAGAAAATGCATAAAGGCAGTGGAGTATATCTGACCTGATCAAAGTCTAACTCAAAGAATTTCCTTCTCTGTTGTGTATATTTGGGGTCAACTTTCTGTCAACCTAAGGGATCTACATCTTTTTATTAATCCGATACATTAAATAAATTCTAAAATGCAACGGTTTGATGCCATTGTCATCAGTACAGGCGTATTCACAGATGAAGCATAAGCATTGCTGCCATAAGGgactggtgtttttttgtttgtcataaACTTTGGTATAAAACTGACTCATTGAGATCAGTTGAGAAATGTAAACGCAACAGTgcattttttcttaagaaaaatgtatCTTCTCAATTGCTTAGATTAATTATGGTGGATGtagacatactgtatataataCTAATGGGTTTAAGGTTAATTTACATGTATAATACATTACTGTGCacaagtcttaggccacctttagctttgctgtttttgcatattattattTGGGAAATATAAAACTTGAACTAAATGGCTCCCATAGGCtacagtcagtatttagtgtgaaatCCATtcctgtgatttaaaaaaaaaagcctaaattaAAGGAAACATCAAATCTCCTCTTATTTTAACAAAAGTGTTAAAAACATGTTGAAGCAAATAGAAGTCACACGCACAAGtataagtgcttttcttgtatatcCTAGAGAgttgcatatgtgtggtcattgtaACTTTACTGACACCACAAATATGATGGTAGCCTAAGACTTTTGAACTGTACTGTATATTTCTTATCAGCATATTATTAATTTGTCCTCAAAGTATTTGGCATGACATTGTAGGAGTCTGGGTTATTCCAAAataccaaagttttttttttaaatttttgctgCTATTTGCTCTAAATATTTATTGTGTCAGAATCAATGAAAACCTCATTTGAAAAACATTTGTGTCTGGGCATAGATGTGTATTTAGGTAGAAATGTATGTTGTAAGTGGAGATACCGCTTTACATGTAAGATCCTCAATACCTGTGTCCTGGACGTGTGGTTTGCAGGTGGTGTTGCATCCTCGTAGGTCGTTGCAAGGTGTTATTGTAACAGAATAAGATGTGTCGCAGTTCAGATCTGACAGTGCACACACTGACGCTGTATCATTACAGTGGATGACATCACCAGTCTCCGCTGCTGTAGTCTCATAGAGGTCTGCCCCTGTCACTGGGTCCCATGTGATCTCCAGGGTCTCTGTTGAAACCAGCTTAATGGTAATTCCCTGTGGGCAACAAGGGACTGGGAGAAGAGATGGAGGAGAGAAGCAATAATGAGAACTACCACTGGTTTTACCTGTTTTAAAATGATATTGTCACTTTTCAAGCAGTAACTGTTTCCACCTCATGTCAGTACTGTAAAGGAAGGAATgtcagaaaatacacacatgtgTGAATAATGAGTGAATGTTTCACATGTCATCTACAAAGACCTTTCAGGAAAGCAACAGGGAATTACATAAGAGTTAACACACTTAAATGTAATACAACCTTTATTAATGGTATTAATTACACCTCTGCTATTTCAGTTATGGGGCGGTGAAATATGTCTGACAAAGGCTGCAATTTAATATTACAGATTTCGGGGAAGTTCAGTCATCAAGTATGATGTCAAACCAAACCATGAAGACAATGAAAGCAGGGAGGCGACAGACAAAACAAGGGTGTAGTTCGCCAGTAAAATTGAAAAGCTTCCTTGAATGACAAAAAGAATCGAATTAAGTGAATTTGGACAGTGATCAAATATTTTGCCAAGACAATAATGTGGTGTATGTTTTCTGGGTTATCAtatctgagagagagagagagaggagagagagagagagagagagagagagagagagacagagagagagagagagagagagagagggagggagagtaATTGTAAAATCACTACAGCGATCATTTTACATATAACAATTTAAGACATTAACAAAATGTGCATTTGTGGTAGTAGTACTGTTTGCAGGTtcttctgtaaaaaaaaacaaaaaaacattgacaACCTAGTCTAAAATTCCTGGTTTTAATGCATTTTGAAATATTTAACAAATAatggcaaaaatgtaaaaattgtgtTACCACAAAAAGTCTTACCGAATAGTTACATTTGCTTTAAAATTATGAAATTACCATATACCTCATTAACTGATTTGGCATATTCTGACATTGGAACAACAAAAGTTTGAATATTACAATTAGATTGAAAAAGGACCTCTGCAGACCATACAGGCTGCATGTATAATCAGGCATGTTTAGATTTAAATGACAAATGTTTGACCTGACCAGTGCAATTAAATTAATATTATCAATTCAACTGTAAATTCATtcaatattattaattattaataataataaattagcatttacttaaaaaaaaaatcacacaaaaaacacatgctTATAAAATGTCCATAATGATAATGATTAAGTAACAGTTTACACATGTCAGATGGTCCTACCAGTGGTGTAGCTGACCATAGGTGAATAAAGGTTGGAACCGGCGCTGTTGTAGGGGAAGACTGAGCTGATGTAGGTGAAGCCACACATGCAGAAGAATGGACATGTGGTTTCAGTGGTGTTGCACACCTTCTCCACACCATCATCACTCTTTATGTAAACCATGTAGTACTCGGCCAGTGGCATCCCACCCCATACCACGGAACAGTTACTAGTCTCAGGCTCCTCCACCCGGGTGTCATTTGGAGGACATGGCCCTGTCCAgataaaatatacatacattatagacatatgtttgtgtgtgacatGCTTTGGCTGTGGCTGTGTTTGATATACCCACATGTGATAAATGATGCTGATGGTGAAGGGTTACTGGGTCCAGCTTTATTGTAAGCGGTCACAGTGACTGACTGGTTTAGGCCACAGTCCACAGGTACGATATAACAGAAATTAACTGATGAGTTGCACATAAGGCCATTAGACGTCTCCACTGTGTAGAAATCAGCTCCAAACACTACTATCCAGAACACACTCATCTCAGCAACACGACCTGGCATTACGAAGACGTCGATTAGTTCTGGGTCTGCTGGACCTGGAGTGTAGGGGAAAAATGGAATCTGTCTTAGTAATGTTACCTCTAGTACCATACTAGTAATGTTACTGCTTCATGCAAGTATATTGATATAAAATCTATCCTATCTCACGTGTAACTTGGCAGATATTGTGGCCATCTCCAGCGAGGCTGTCAGAGTCCCAGGCTGTGCCTGTGATACAGTAGTTAGTCCCTGCTTTAAGGTCATCAAAgatgtgttcagtgtcagtggtGTTTATTTTAGTGAGAACATTGGAGCCTTCTTCGATAATGCAGAGTGTGTAGAGGACAGCATGCTCCACAGGCTCCCATCCCACATGGATGGTGTTATTGGTGAGGGAGGTGGTGTTCAAGATTGGAGCCTCAACCACTGTAGACACAGGCAGGTGGAAAGAGAAGAAGAtttgaaaaagataaaagatcaACACAGATCAATGCTTCTTTTCAACTCCCTGATGTAAAATTTTTTTCATAGGTGTGAAATGTTCATGTGATTATGTTACATTCACTTCTCCTTCGGGGAGACAACCCAGTTCTCATGGTTTCCCTTTTCATATCATCAGAATAGTACAGTGTAAAAGGGATGGATACAGTTTCCACGCTCATgtgtttgcttcaaaaactagAGACTTTGGTACAATAGGGAGTGAAACGACAAGCCGTTATGGCCAGCGGAGTGAGATAACTATTGTCATACAGGAACAACAGAAAGACAGCATTTCACTCTGTAGACTGATTACCATCTTAAGTAAACTGTATCGCTTCCTAACTGTCTGGAGAAGTGAAAGTGGATGTAATAGATGACTTTAAATTAATATTCAAACTTGTAAGTTAACAGGGTTAGAATCATAGAcagaaactgaactaaataaagGTGAATATTTGAGGGGTCTGATGATAACTTAGAAAATTATTAATTTATGTGATTAGCTTATATTTTGAACTATTCTCACTACAGTGTGAAGACAGGTTATGAGATTCATGTGTACCTGTCCTCGCCTCAATGGGGTATGAGGGCTGGCTCCTCCCCCCAACGTTGACAGACAGGACGCTGAGCTTGTACACTGTGTAGGAGTCTAGACCCTCCACGGTGCCTGGTGACTTGTCCACTGGCATTTCATCAAAGTAATCGCCAGTTAATGACTCTGCCCTCAGGATGTAGCTGTTGGCCCCGGGAACCTCCTTGAACTCCACAGTGATGCTCTGGCTGGTTTTAGAGTAGGCCTGCAAAATGCTTGGGACCTCAGGAGCTGAAGAACAAACAATAGCAATAAAGTCATGTAGACTTTGGTCAAAATCTTTGCTTTCTGATAAAATGGGTACATACTTTTAGTTTTTTACTTTATTCTTATAGTTATACAAATACAAGCTGCCCAGCCATCCTCTCAGTCCACATGGATAATGAAGTATCTGAATCAGCATCATTTTCTTACTTTGGCGTCATTGCTGCTGGTACTGACCTGTTATCTCCTCTGTCTCTCCACTACCGAGGACTTTGAGATCATTGTCCAGGGCCTCTACCTGCATAGTGTACACTGTGTTTGGTGAAAGAGAGTTGACCGAGCCCATCATTGTGTTGCTACTGAAATGAGTGAAGACCGAGGAGTCAGGAGAGTTCTTGGGTGTTGCTGTGATCCTGTAGGAGCTGGCATCAGCTTGTCGAGTCCACTGCACTGTCATACTTTTAGAGGTGACCGTATAAACAGACAATGTGATCtctgaggaagaaaaagaagaggctTAAACCCTGGAGTTATAAATAAAAGATATGGTTTTTATTACTGTATTACTGGTGGAAAATTTCAGTATTTCAAAGTAAATTATAATGTAAACTGACTGAATTTGTGATAATGTAAGTCAAAGATAAAACAAGCTTATTTACCATTTTGAGCAGCAcatatctgaaaatgacaaaacatgtCAAGTCAATGAAATTACCTGATGAAAAATAACAGGAAATACAGTATTTTCAAGACAAGGACATCATTCCAAGGGTAACAAACTGTTGGTATTTCACATTATATCCTGAGGCAAATTATCCCCTGGATCATATTCTCGGAGCATGAGAGGCAGCAGGCTGCACATTACCTTCACTCAACACAGATTTCAGGTCTGCTCAGTGCAGGTATTTCTTTCAGGTTGGGATGAATTTGTCTATTGAGCTAAGGTTGGGCATGCTGCACACGCTTGTTGAAAGCAATGACACTCAAAAGAGCCAGTGTTCATTTGAGTCAAAAGTGTGTCTCTATAAACTATTTATAATGTGGTCATATAGAACATTAACAATatcactgacagaaaaatatGTTAACTACTATACCACAATCAGTTCATCAATGATATTAGCTGAGTAAATATACTATTAATTTTAGAGTAAAATGATCATCTCTTACCTGTGTGAAGGTAAATAAAAGCAAAAGTTTTAGCATCTTCAGACGTGCTGGTCCCATGCCTTCTGGGTTTTTCAGCGTAACTGCCTTTAGGCTAGAAGTGAAATGCAGATGTCAGATGGGTGACTCAAAATGACTTCAGGGAAGCAGATCAGGcttaaatttgaagttgttaccccccctctccctctcttttctccGACAGGTCCTTTATTGTTTGAGCAAATACCAAAGAGCCCAGAGCTGTAACTCCTCCCCTTCGGGCTGTTTAGGGCCTATCAGAGACAGAAGAGGAGGCTACTGTTGTTTAGATGAGAGTGTAGATAAAAAAACATTTGtcactaactttttttttctcagcaaatTGCCATTAAAATGCACAAATTGGTCCAAATTGATTTATACTTTTCAAGCTTCAATAGTGAATATTCACCGGAGAAGCTCACAGAGTCATATCCTAGAAATACACAGCCTCATACCTTACATAAAGTGATTATTTGATACTGAATAGATGACCTGTTTTGTGGCTTGTGTGTCTGGCAGCAGGGTTCAAGGCCTGTTTAAGGTTTTGTCTAAATATTATTTGATATGTCTTGATTGTAACACCCTTCTTATCACGCGAAAGATGAAACCACATTGCGGGTTAGTCATGTATTCGTCAGATTAACAAAGAGACCTAAATTCATACAATCACAAACAGCATCTGAAGACATCTTTAAATAGAAATTACACTGTATAAATAGGTTGGGTGTCAAAAAATGGACATTACAATTAATTAAGAAAAAGGAATATACTTATGTAGAGTAAAACGActccaaaataaaagtaattgACACTTTACCAAGTTTGtgtcattaataaagaaaaattaagttaaaattctggttggttgtagtttcaaaGATaaagtcttgggccaaaatgtaaatattctgtgaattaataaaagaaaagggttttactcaaaaggaatgtttgtctccgAGCTACCAAATCTACTtcgaaacactgtctgcacattagaatgcattcactttacaggttctttcttgTGGAAAATGTATAAATCtattttataaatgtacataaaccaatatgtgTGATAATACTTTACTAATATTTTGTAATCAGCTAACCAGCAcctctgtcatttattttccaattaatcccGTTAAAGTATGTAGGATTTAGCATATTAAATctttgaggcagatcatttctaaaaaaaaaaaaaaaaatgttgactagtgtTGTTTACTCTAAAATACAGTAAATTCATCTGCATGTGCTGCTTGTGACAAATCAAACAGAAAACATGTGACAAACTCCCTTATGTAATCAGCCCCTGTAACTTCATAGGCTGTAATACTATGGTGAATTGTAATGTACTGTACGGTACACACCTATGTCGTGAATGCAATGAGCAGTTAAAGCACAAAAGCTACTTTTTCTATGAATACCACTGAGTGATAACGTTAGAATAATAGCCCTCTATTCCCCAGTGGCCCAGCTGATGCAACAGGTTCTGTATTGCGAGCAAGAGACTGGGAGGGTCCCAGAGGACCAGCTATAGATCTCCTTTGTGAATAAAGGCCAAAAGGAGAAAGATGATCAAATTCATTGTCAAGAATGAGAAAATGGCTGCTTTtagactaaaaaacacaaaaccgaCAGTGTCATTTTTCCAAATGATCACTTCAGCTGTCTTGCACGTGGATAATATTTGCAATAATAAAGTACCTTCTTGTATCTTCTCTCAATAATCCTTTAAAGAACCGATGATATAGAAATGCTCAGACACACCATTGGTTTTGTAACAGTTTGAACTCTTTCATGCTTGGCATCTGCTACAGAGAACAGCTATTCAATTATTTGCGATATTTTCACCAAATGAAGTTTTTCATGGTACTAAAATACAAAGGACATGATTATAAGCTATTTGATTCATTTTAATAATCGtcttattgaggacttgcagctgacgtcactggtcatgtgattgttgtttacaccgccatattggtaggcacgctatctggatccagaaattCAGAagtgttgctttatatcgtgtttttctttggactcgtgtttgcgtgttttgttatttgcaagtatgtctgcttgtgataaaggcaccatacatgactttcaatgtttactaacaacagcgATGCGCGCACAACTCAGAGTTAAAAAACAGTAGTACCAGCTaacagccggctcacatcagccgcgtgcgcctccaggctctccccaggaactggtgaacgagccgatatgttagctctaaaacggtccaaactgtctctgtccaaaagccgatcccatcttctctttcacggccgcataatttcactcgaccgcatcgggaaggctgtcccatagtagaaaagcagacttgcacagacgggtggggagtattgtcaccagctccagctgaacttaCCGGTGTCGCCCGCCACttcctcacccagctgaggaaactcaggCTGCCAtcaccggcaaagggagcaggtagatccataatcactctctctctctatagggtgataggtcaggggaagccctcctggtaggtttaaaggggtcttcatcaccgcaCCACATGATGACTATTCTTTTTTTCCATGCCGCTAAGCACAACAGGCAcataggctaactatactgagaagctacgctaaccgtggtaataactataaacagcggtcgacagaacagaaccaccactgccaccaatggaaccgagcggtctttctgcctaatttataattggtgaaagctaagtaataaacggcactcaagagtttagcaggtccatcgtttaacacgtctgagccaaggaaagcttgcctaccaatatggcgtcgtaaacagaaaaccacgtgatcatgtgacgtatgtgcaaaacctcaacattatgagaaaataataaaatcataacatattatttatgttatttgatTCAAGAGAAACATGGGCCTAATGTCACAATATAAGCTTTGGTGTTTGATACCCACCACAATCACAGTTCAACTGAAGTGATGAATATGCTTTCATACATCcttcatacactatatggacaaaagtattgggacacactgaatttaggtgtttcattgctaacaggGGGCTGGGTTATGAGACGACGATGACAAATGTCATCACTTTGTTTGGTGATAAACATCATTGGAATGTTTATATTTCATCTTTGGGGTAAATTTGGTTTACACTGTCTTCTAAAACCCCTACAAATGCTTCATTTTGCAACGCTTTATTCAACATTACTTCTTTTGTCATAATTAATGTTTTAAATGTCCTGCcacaaaacaaaagtgaaaaaagaaaaatagtttATTTTAAACCTAAAAGAaatgttgattgattgatttattctcTGTATGAAAAGAGAGGAAAGGGTAAATTTTAAGGTTGTTTAATCAAAGTATAGAAAACTGAAagttatatcattaactggatgcaaaaacaagcatctacaaccactgtcatttgtcaaactacatggattttattgacgaatcaatgttgaagcctctgatcatccaaaaatgggtcatacctgattaCTCTGAATAGTTAA
The DNA window shown above is from Sphaeramia orbicularis chromosome 17, fSphaOr1.1, whole genome shotgun sequence and carries:
- the LOC115437605 gene encoding fibronectin type III domain-containing protein 7-like translates to MGPARLKMLKLLLLFTFTQICAAQNEITLSVYTVTSKSMTVQWTRQADASSYRITATPKNSPDSSVFTHFSSNTMMGSVNSLSPNTVYTMQVEALDNDLKVLGSGETEEITAPEVPSILQAYSKTSQSITVEFKEVPGANSYILRAESLTGDYFDEMPVDKSPGTVEGLDSYTVYKLSVLSVNVGGRSQPSYPIEARTVVEAPILNTTSLTNNTIHVGWEPVEHAVLYTLCIIEEGSNVLTKINTTDTEHIFDDLKAGTNYCITGTAWDSDSLAGDGHNICQVTRPADPELIDVFVMPGRVAEMSVFWIVVFGADFYTVETSNGLMCNSSVNFCYIVPVDCGLNQSVTVTAYNKAGPSNPSPSASFITWPCPPNDTRVEEPETSNCSVVWGGMPLAEYYMVYIKSDDGVEKVCNTTETTCPFFCMCGFTYISSVFPYNSAGSNLYSPMVSYTTVPCCPQGITIKLVSTETLEITWDPVTGADLYETTAAETGDVIHCNDTASVCALSDLNCDTSYSVTITPCNDLRGCNTTCKPHVQDTAPCAPEILSITQFNSTTYKVQFTTPNRGNTDYIITARGSQDTHTCRGTDSPCELTQLPCGSSYEVMGVASSSIGQSLPGYNMPLETGPCCPLSVNVTQVTQAMSNMSWTPGKGARTFIASLEAPRGHASCHTQDTHCLVGCVTCGTKYSVHMEAISSTGHQSECQYSGFSTSACCPTNIKLQRQKDTSIKVMWRTLGSSNNSHVVELYGTGGNLTCTAPAGTRFCNVTENTCGDVYTVQVAPVGNDGVKVSFCQAKMYSVPCIGNNVNILVIHGNRTEG